The Natrinema sp. HArc-T2 genome has a segment encoding these proteins:
- a CDS encoding NUDIX domain-containing protein: protein MTEQRGSDADDDEAALDHVVTGFLRNRGEILLLRRSDAVGTYTGQWGGISGFAEGQPDDQVRVEIREETGLEPDAVSLVRTGRPVEFEDTDLVREWVVHPYLFDCETRELELSEEHDTAEWVSPTTICEGVGDDRETVPKLWTAYERVAPTVRSIAADDEHGAAYLSIRALEVVRDRAGLLVAERSEFGADPDDEWDELAELARRLLEARPSMAVLRNRVNRLMADADGTDGDAPAVLESALSNIDRALSADSDAANNASDHITGSVATLSRSGTVLEALQQGAPSRVFVAESRPGCEGIAVAETLAETTDSAVTVHTDAAVAHVLARDDIDRVVVGADTVLPDGTVVNKTGTRALAIAAAREGVPVSVVAATDKVSTREDVNLESGDRTAVYDGDASLDVLNPTFDVTPADCVTAVITERGALEPGEIEAVAEELRGLEGWCDDGDPTKRETTDRNPSRE from the coding sequence ATGACCGAACAGAGAGGGAGCGATGCTGATGACGACGAAGCGGCCCTGGACCACGTCGTCACCGGGTTTCTCCGTAACCGTGGCGAGATCCTGTTGCTCCGACGCAGCGATGCAGTCGGAACCTACACCGGCCAGTGGGGTGGCATCTCCGGCTTCGCGGAGGGCCAGCCCGACGACCAGGTCCGCGTCGAGATCCGCGAAGAAACCGGCCTCGAGCCCGATGCCGTCTCGCTCGTCCGCACCGGACGACCGGTCGAGTTCGAGGACACCGACCTCGTGCGCGAGTGGGTCGTCCACCCCTATCTATTCGATTGCGAGACCCGTGAGCTCGAACTGAGCGAGGAACACGACACTGCCGAGTGGGTGTCTCCGACCACGATCTGCGAGGGCGTGGGCGACGACCGCGAGACGGTGCCGAAGCTGTGGACGGCCTACGAGCGCGTCGCCCCCACCGTCCGATCGATCGCGGCCGACGACGAACACGGCGCTGCATACCTGTCGATACGCGCACTCGAGGTGGTGCGCGATCGGGCGGGGCTGCTCGTCGCCGAGCGCAGCGAGTTCGGCGCGGATCCCGACGACGAATGGGACGAACTCGCGGAACTGGCCCGTCGACTGCTCGAGGCGCGACCGTCGATGGCTGTCCTCCGAAATCGGGTCAACCGGCTGATGGCCGACGCAGACGGCACTGACGGCGATGCACCAGCAGTCCTCGAGTCGGCACTGTCGAACATCGACCGTGCGCTATCGGCTGATTCGGACGCCGCGAACAACGCGAGCGACCACATCACGGGTAGCGTCGCGACCCTCTCGCGGTCGGGGACCGTTCTCGAGGCACTCCAGCAGGGTGCCCCCTCGCGGGTGTTCGTCGCGGAATCGCGACCTGGTTGTGAAGGGATCGCTGTCGCCGAAACGCTCGCGGAGACGACCGACAGCGCCGTCACGGTTCACACCGACGCGGCGGTCGCGCACGTGCTCGCACGCGACGATATCGATCGGGTTGTGGTCGGCGCGGATACCGTCCTCCCCGACGGCACTGTGGTGAACAAGACCGGCACGCGCGCGCTGGCGATTGCTGCCGCCCGTGAGGGGGTTCCGGTTTCAGTCGTCGCGGCGACGGACAAGGTCTCGACCCGCGAGGACGTCAACCTCGAGTCCGGCGACCGAACCGCGGTCTACGACGGCGACGCGTCCCTCGACGTGTTGAATCCGACCTTCGACGTGACGCCTGCCGACTGCGTGACCGCGGTCATTACTGAGCGCGGGGCGCTCGAGCCCGGCGAAATCGAGGCCGTCGCCGAGGAACTGCGCGGACTCGAGGGCTGGTGTGACGACGGCGACCCAACAAAGCGGGAAACGACAGATCGAAACCCCTCGAGGGAGTAG
- a CDS encoding metallophosphoesterase family protein — protein MSRVAIVSDTHVPSRERAVPDWVGDELEAADHAIHAGDFDSQRSYERIAALANGNLTAIRGNTDPPTLELPHTDTFEVGGVTFAVTHGTGSPAGWQRRVVETARVEATTAEPVVVAGHTHEVVDTAVDGVRVLNPGSATGAAPADRATMYVATVTDGELEVELRSG, from the coding sequence ATGTCACGAGTTGCGATCGTCTCCGACACGCACGTCCCCTCCCGCGAACGCGCCGTCCCCGACTGGGTCGGCGACGAACTCGAGGCGGCTGACCACGCGATCCACGCGGGCGATTTCGACTCTCAACGGTCCTATGAGCGGATCGCAGCCCTCGCGAACGGAAACCTGACCGCCATCCGTGGAAACACCGATCCGCCGACACTCGAGCTTCCCCACACCGACACGTTCGAGGTCGGCGGGGTGACGTTCGCGGTGACCCACGGAACCGGCTCGCCGGCGGGCTGGCAGCGACGGGTTGTCGAGACCGCGCGCGTCGAAGCGACCACCGCCGAGCCGGTCGTCGTCGCGGGTCATACCCACGAGGTCGTCGACACGGCTGTCGACGGCGTGCGCGTTCTCAATCCCGGCAGCGCGACCGGTGCGGCACCTGCCGACCGCGCGACGATGTACGTCGCAACCGTCACGGACGGAGAGCTGGAAGTCGAGTTGCGATCCGGCTAA